Proteins encoded in a region of the Chelonoidis abingdonii isolate Lonesome George chromosome 2, CheloAbing_2.0, whole genome shotgun sequence genome:
- the ELOC gene encoding elongin-C isoform X1, which yields MFNSHFRASNGEEKTYGGCEGPDAMYVKLISSDGHEFIVKREHALTSGTIKAMLSGPGQFAENETNEVNFREIPSHVLSKVCMYFTYKVRYTNSSTEIPEFPIAPEIALELLMAANFLDC from the exons ATGTTTAACAGCCACTTCAGAGCAAGCA atggagaagagaaaacataCGGTGGGTGTGAGGGCCCTGATGCTATGTATGTGAAGTTGATATCTTCTGATGGTCATGAGTTTATTGTAAAAAGAGAGCATGCGTTAACATCAGGAACAATAAAAGCTATGTTGAGTGGTCCAG gtcagtttgctgaaaatgaaacaaatgagGTGAATTTTAGAGAGATTCCATCTCATGTCCTATCCAAAGTATGCATGTATTTCACCTACAAGGTTCGCTACACTAACAGTTCCACGGAGATTCCTGAATTCCCAATTGCACCTGAAATTGCACTGGAACTGCTGATGGCTGCAAACTTCTTAgattgttaa
- the ELOC gene encoding elongin-C isoform X2, whose translation MDGEEKTYGGCEGPDAMYVKLISSDGHEFIVKREHALTSGTIKAMLSGPGQFAENETNEVNFREIPSHVLSKVCMYFTYKVRYTNSSTEIPEFPIAPEIALELLMAANFLDC comes from the exons ATGG atggagaagagaaaacataCGGTGGGTGTGAGGGCCCTGATGCTATGTATGTGAAGTTGATATCTTCTGATGGTCATGAGTTTATTGTAAAAAGAGAGCATGCGTTAACATCAGGAACAATAAAAGCTATGTTGAGTGGTCCAG gtcagtttgctgaaaatgaaacaaatgagGTGAATTTTAGAGAGATTCCATCTCATGTCCTATCCAAAGTATGCATGTATTTCACCTACAAGGTTCGCTACACTAACAGTTCCACGGAGATTCCTGAATTCCCAATTGCACCTGAAATTGCACTGGAACTGCTGATGGCTGCAAACTTCTTAgattgttaa